Proteins encoded together in one Miscanthus floridulus cultivar M001 chromosome 16, ASM1932011v1, whole genome shotgun sequence window:
- the LOC136514007 gene encoding tubby-like F-box protein 8: MSFRSIVRDVRDSFGILSRRSFEVTVAGLSGLTVHHRGKSQSTVHELHDTDLIIQESRWANLPPELLRDVIQRLEASESTWPNRKHVVSCAAVCRAWRKMCREIVLSPEFSGKLTFPVSLKQPGPHDGMIQCFIKRDKSKSTYHLYLCLSTAVLMENGKFLLSAKRNRKTTCTEYIISMDADNISRSSSTYIGKLRSNFLGTKFMISDTQPPYSGAVVPHVGRTSRRFNSKKVSPKVPTGSYNIAQVTYELNVLGTRGPRRMHCVMHSIPASAVEPGGIVPEQPEQILPRALEESFRSTTSFSKSSIMDRSMDFSSSRDFSSARFSDIAGGAMAGDEEGQNKERPLVLRNKAPRWHEQLQCWCLNFRGRVTIASVKNFQLIAAPSQAPAPAAAGAPTPSQPAPQDQDKIILQFGKVAKDMFTMDYRYPLSAFQAFAICLSSFDTKLACE, translated from the exons ATGTCGTTCCGCAGCATCGTTCGTGATGTTCGGGACAGTTTTGGTATCCTGTCAAGGCGCAGCTTTGAGGTGACTGTCGCTGGCCTTTCTGGGCTCACCGTGCATCACAGGGGGAAATCTCAGAGCACGGTGCATGAACTCCATGATACGGATCTCATAATCCAGGAGAGCCGTTGGGCTAATCTCCCTCCTGAGCTCCTCCGTGATGTGATCCAGAGGCTGGAGGCCAGTGAGAGCACCTGGCCAAATCGCAAGCATGTTGTGTCCTGTGCTGCTGTTTGTCGGGCATGGAGGAAGATGTGCCGGGAGATTGTGCTGAGCCCGGAATTCAGTGGGAAGCTTACCTTCCCAGTCTCTCTAAAGCAG CCTGGGCCTCACGATGGAATGATTCAGTGTTTCATAAAGCGAGATAAATCAAAGTCCACATATCATCTCTACTTGTGCCTGAGCACTG CTGTACTTATGGAGAATGGCAAGTTCCTCTTATCAGCTAAAAGGAACCGCAAAACAACCTGCACGGAGTATATTATCTCTATGGATGCTGACAACATATCGAGATCTAGCAGCACATATATTGGAAAGCTGAG GTCGAACTTCCTCGGCACAAAATTTATGATCTCTGACACGCAGCCCCCTTATAGTGGGGCTGTAGTCCCTCACGTTGGCCGGACAAGCCGAAGATTCAACTCCAAGAAGGTCTCCCCTAAGGTGCCAACTGGTAGCTACAACATAGCTCAGGTGACATACGAGCTAAATGTTCTTGGCACGAGAGGCCCTAGGCGGATGCACTGCGTCATGCACTCCATACCTGCCTCCGCAGTTGAGCCCGGTGGCATAGTCCCTGAACAGCCTGAGCAGATTCTGCCCCGGGCATTAGAGGAGTCCTTTCGCAGCACCACCTCCTTCTCCAAGTCATCCATCATGGACCGGTCCATGGACTTCAGCAGCTCCCGTGACTTCAGCAGCGCCCGGTTTTCTGACATTGCCGGAGGCGCCATGGCTGGCGATGAAGAGGGACAGAATAAGGAGAGGCCGCTCGTGCTCCGCAACAAGGCCCCAAGATGGCACGAGCAGCTGCAGTGCTGGTGCCTCAACTTCCGTGGCCGTGTAACCATTGCCTCGGTGAAGAATTTCCAGCTGATCGCCGCGCCAAGCCAGGCCCCTGCCCCTGCCGCCGCTGGGGCTCCAACCCCATCACAACCTGCTCCGCAAGACCAAGATAAGATCATTCTCCAGTTTGGTAAGGTGGCCAAGGATATGTTCACGATGGACTACCGCTACCCGCTCTCAGCCTTCCAGGCTTTCGCCATCTGTTTGAGTAGCTTTGACACCAAACTGGCCTGCGAGTAA